The genomic interval TGGGTTTCTGAGAGTTCTAGAGACTCGAATATGAGAAGCTGGGACAAAGAATTCGGGCAGAATACTTCGGGGGAAAGTGACACGATGCAGATCGGGACCCATGGCTTCCGTAGACTCGATCTGGACCGTGCTGGATGCGAGGACACGGTAGAGCAGCGAGCTGCCCATGAAGAGAGCgacccagaagaagagccatCCCACTCCGGGTCTAGCGTGGAAGATTGTAGCGATGGCCACGAACCACGCCGACAGGTAGTGGATGGTGTAGAAGAGGGAATACATTCGCTTTCGGAAGAAGGGCAGGGAGGTGACCACCATGACCAGGAAGACGGCCAGGATGATGACGCCCAGAAAGTTGTCGAACTTGAACACCTTGTAGAactcgttcttcttgacgaAGTGGACGGTGTAGAGAACACCATGGACGACACCGACAAGCGTGGCCAGTCGTCCCAGCCACTTGTGGAGCGGTAGCAGTTTCAGATAAAAGGTCCGGGGCAGAGGGGAGGGTCTGATGGCGAGAAAGACAATGAGCGGTAGCAGAGCGTAGCAGAGCCGCCCAAACCGTTTGGCCGCCTCGTTGAGTTCCTCGACGTGAATGACTCCCATGCCAATGACCAGGGCTGTCCACAGCAATACCGAGAGCCACAGCGGGAGTCTGAGATCGCGTTTCGTGCGTGCCCGAACCTCGGGTTGGGTTAGGTTCCTAACCGCGATGTAGCACACGACCAGCAGCGAAATGACAAGCACAAACGTGCCGTACTTGATGTTGGCGTTGTGGTGGTCGCCATGGCGTTTTTCGAGCATTTTAGCGGGGGCCCAGACAGAGTGGTGCGGAGGTGGCCAACTATGGGACGTGTAGATGTACTTACCACGACTAGGTTGTAAGGTTCACCCGTGGGGAGGTTATGTTGACGAGGTCTT from Yarrowia lipolytica chromosome 1F, complete sequence carries:
- a CDS encoding uncharacterized protein (Compare to YALI0F18348g, similar to uniprot|P53109 Saccharomyces cerevisiae YGL160w) is translated as MLEKRHGDHHNANIKYGTFVLVISLLVVCYIAVRNLTQPEVRARTKRDLRLPLWLSVLLWTALVIGMGVIHVEELNEAAKRFGRLCYALLPLIVFLAIRPSPLPRTFYLKLLPLHKWLGRLATLVGVVHGVLYTVHFVKKNEFYKVFKFDNFLGVIILAVFLVMVVTSLPFFRKRMYSLFYTIHYLSAWFVAIATIFHARPGVGWLFFWVALFMGSSLLYRVLASSTVQIESTEAMGPDLHRVTFPRSILPEFFVPASHIRVSRTLRNPLSWISSTHPYTISSLPSDDHVELIVRPTKFSLAHAASGTQFAVYGPFESLPDDFFSTANRVLVFAGGAGISFALPVVQTLAKAGISHKLVWVLRNKAGVSEVESRLGETPTDIYITGQDPFLGEGVVYAKDAEGTAGLLSEDMEMEEIGQEDEDRERDELDDLLSEDEGSSSQDSTKGAHKNKGKDQDNGKREASQSITYHDGRPQPADTASAYFLNRSAPEGKWILACGPNGLVVTAEQAAKKTGVRFCNETYSM